One Peromyscus leucopus breed LL Stock chromosome 14, UCI_PerLeu_2.1, whole genome shotgun sequence genomic window carries:
- the Heatr4 gene encoding HEAT repeat-containing protein 4 isoform X2 produces MTRPQQKKASSVPCPESQLPRLRWGMIFLYSKSTDQVGCTSVSRVPPLFRFSPRYCEHLKNQYLKRAAADLSFSPDVRWQRGLPSMPFYQYSFKHIYDTDDIIPPLQARKTHTEKPGYARALHIPARLAGGATRFAKTQSPARSKKKLKKIRKPGGLDQNPSPPRPRYVRLKPDPLDLSPSPDEILEERETWLPPGEKEARGWEAIVLEKLDKRTARWIQSKRPLRPGQSPNKWQSFLRQQYDWSHIRDELTSESDLDLLKKLEAEEIAEFEGENVAPAHKEVKKPELLLPVFYRLPGHSPEVQTVEILPGNNMTAEEIQEERSNFQSPTPNPFRQVNPRAGEFAYSTDNTFEQEIYFDGVKIVHQIGGKKDQIVLENLNRYDKHLSKIFPETPEKWSLQPVPEAPYKLRKGTQRWIALPTPVKSLLLQVGEKDESAKTRRVKKPVQPLKEDVTWELAVLRKMLQEWKTAWALIIEWHHETVENLLRGIVNMYDDIRIQAIVTCATAALERPRIATNQEDPEPVIPDLPEALLPALEAVLSDKNPNVRMAAAICQYAIQSHNPTARDIMQTALVKGNSVDSWAAAQCLAMEGIATYPVIKRILYQLFNKKNEATEEQACNLLSHLSGKTTLIHTMLAVELNSRQWRDRIVACRAFSRISGKICIDMKHKLIHLMWNDWNKEVRQAAAKALGQMNLGKEVHDMIRIKLSQGNFQDRIEALSLIRVLKVMTAKLLPSFLNCFSDEFISIRQAACSAAGALQIRDKMVLECLLNLMNRDPYWKIKAFAIRALGQIGQVSPQLTDLLLWAIHYEEAPGVRLEACRSILALKLQGNQVRDTFLDVLLLEDHEAVLKEIYQTMTALNLEKEGNQEMLQEIKKKIETLNQKDLLTEKILKMEVAIKIVKRKARHIYSPPREGQSPLELETFLQEIFDNEEIPPRRKSELCDTQTAIKSVLPKVPSPWLQSPIVQLPKPRSHSPFFRDLRTAREKRIEKGPFGSDTDL; encoded by the exons TACTCAAAATCCACCGACCAGGTGGGGTGCACCTCCGTCTCCAGAGTGCCACCTCTCTTCCGCTTCAGCCCTCGGTACTGTGAGCATCTCAAGAACCAGTATCTGAAAAGGGCGGCGGCCGACCTCTCCTTCTCTCCGGATGTGAGGTGGCAGCGAGGCCTGCCCAGCATGCCTTTCTATCAGTACAGTTTTAAGCACATCTACGACACGGATGACATCATCCCGCCTCTGCAGGCCAGGAAGACCCACACCGAGAAACCTGGCTACGCCAGGGCCCTGCACATCCCAGCCCGCTTGGCAGGAGGCGCCACCCGTTTTGCCAAGACACAAAGCCCCGCGCGTTCTAAAAAGAAgcttaagaaaataagaaagccGGGAGGCCTGGACCAGAACCCATCTCCCCCACGCCCCCGCTATGTCCGCTTGAAGCCAGATCCACTGGACCTGTCGCCCTCCCCAGATGAGATTCTGGAGGAAAGGGAGACCTGGCTTCCACCTGGTGAGAAGGAGGCCCGGGGCTGGGAAGCCATCGTGCTGGAGAAGCTGGACAAGCGGACGGCGCGATGGATCCAGAGCAAGCGCCCGCTGAGGCCGGGGCAGTCGCCCAACAAATGGCAGAGCTTCCTGCGCCAGCAGTACGACTGGAGCCACATTCGCGATGAGCTCACCTCCGAGAGCGACCTGGATCTCCTCAAGAAGCTGGAGGCCGAAGAAATAGCGGAATTTGAGGGTGAAAATGTCGCCCCGGCCCACAAAGAAGTCAAGAAGCCGGAGCTGCTGCTTCCCGTCTTCTACAG GTTGCCTGGACACTCCCCAGAAGTACAGACAGTCGAAATCCTGCCTGGGAACAACATGACGGCCGAGGAGATCCAAGAAGAGAGAAGCAACTTCCAGTCTCCCACTCCGAACCCCTTCCGGCAGGTGAACCCCAGAGCCGGAGAGTTTGCCTACTCTACAGACAACACCTTCGAGCAGGAGATTTATTTTG ACGGAGTGAAGATCGTTCACCAGATTGGTGGGAAGAAAGACCAAATCGTCTTGGAAAACCTCAATCGGTACGACAAGCACCTCTCTAAGATCTTCCCTGAAACCCCAGAAAAGTGGAGTTTACAGCCTGTTCCTGAAGCAC CTTATAAGCTCAGGAAAGGAACCCAGCGTTGGATCGCTTTGCCTACCCCGGTCAAGAGCCTCCTGCTGCAGGTGGGTGAGAAGGACGAGTCTGCCAAGACTAGGAGAGTGAAGAAGCCGGTCCAGCCCCTGAAGGAGGACGTGACTTGGGAGTTGGCGGTGCTGCGGAAGATGCTGCAGGAGTGGAAGACTGCCTGGGCACTCA TTATTGAATGGCATCACGAGACAGTGGAAAACCTATTGCGGGGCATCGTCAACATGTATGATGACATAAGGATCCAGGCCATCGTCACATGTGCCACCGCTGCTTTGGAAAGGCCTCGGATTGCCACCAACCAGGAGGACCCAG AACCAGTTATTCCGGACTTGCCAGAGGCCCTCCTGCCTGCTCTAGAGGCTGTTCTGTCTGACAAGAACCCCAATGTGAGGATGGCAGCAGCGATATGTCAATACGCCATACAGTCACACAACCCCACTGCCCGGGACATCATGCAGACTGCCCTTGTGAAGG GTAATAGTGTGGACAGCTGGGCTGCTgctcagtgcttggctatggaagGCATTGCCACCTACCCAGTGATCAAGAGGATCCTCTACCAGCTCTTTAACAAGAAGAATGAGGCCACTGAGGAACAGGCCTGtaacctcctgagccatctcagtggaaAGACG ACCCTGATCCACACAATGCTTGCTGTGGAGCTGAACAGCAGGCAATGGAGGGACCGCATCGTGGCCTGCCGTGCTTTCTCCCGGATCAGTGGGAAAATCTGCATT GATATGAAACATAAATTAATCCATCTGATGTGGAATGACTGGAACAAGGAAGTAAGACAAGCAGCTGCCAAAGCTCTGGGGCAAATGAACCTTGGGAAAGAGGTACATGACATGATCAG GATTAAGCTGAGTCAAGGAAATTTCCAGGATCGGATCGAGGCCCTCTCCCTGATCCGTGTGCTCAAGGTCATGACAGCCAAGCTTCTCCCAAGCTTCCTGAACTGCTTCTCTGATGAGTTCATATCAATTCGACAGGCAGCTTGTTCGGCAGCAGGTGCCCTGCAGATCCGTGACAAGATG GTGCTTGAATGCCTCCTGAATCTGATGAACAGAGATCCCTACTGGAAAATCAAGGCTTTTGCCATTCGAG CTTTGGGACAGATTGGGCAAGTGAGTCCCCAGCTGACAGATCTTCTGCTCTGGGCTATCCACTATGAAGAAGCACCAGGTGTGCGGCTGGAAGCTTGCCGGAGCATCCTAGCCCTCAAACTTCAAGGAAACCAGGTCAGGGACACCTTTCTAGATGTGCTGCTCCTGGAGGACCACGAGGCTGTCCTTAA GGAAATTTACCAGACAATGACAGCACTCAACTTAGAAAAGGAAGGCAATCAAGAAATGCTTCAGGAGATCAAGAAGAAG ATTGAAACACTAAATCAAAAGGACTTGCTGACGGAGAAAATATTGAAGATGGAAGTAGCCATAAAAATTGTGAAGAGAAAAGCGAGACACATCTATTCACCACCCAGAGAGGGTCAAAGCCCACTGGAACTTGAAACTTTTCTTCAAGAAATTTTTGACA ATGAAGAGATTCCTCCCAGAAGGAAGTCTGAGCTCTGTGACACTCAAACAGCCATAAAG AGTGTGTTGCCCAAAGTGCCGAGTCCCTGGCTACAGAGTCCTATTGTACAACTCCCCAAACCAAGAAGTCACTCACCGTTTTTCAGGGATCTACGGACTGCCCGGGAAAAAAGGATTGAAAAAGGGCCCTTCGGATCCGACACAGATCTCTAG
- the Heatr4 gene encoding HEAT repeat-containing protein 4 isoform X1 — protein MTRPQQKKASSVPCPESQLPRLRWGMIFLYSKSTDQVGCTSVSRVPPLFRFSPRYCEHLKNQYLKRAAADLSFSPDVRWQRGLPSMPFYQYSFKHIYDTDDIIPPLQARKTHTEKPGYARALHIPARLAGGATRFAKTQSPARSKKKLKKIRKPGGLDQNPSPPRPRYVRLKPDPLDLSPSPDEILEERETWLPPGEKEARGWEAIVLEKLDKRTARWIQSKRPLRPGQSPNKWQSFLRQQYDWSHIRDELTSESDLDLLKKLEAEEIAEFEGENVAPAHKEVKKPELLLPVFYRLPGHSPEVQTVEILPGNNMTAEEIQEERSNFQSPTPNPFRQVNPRAGEFAYSTDNTFEQEIYFDGVKIVHQIGGKKDQIVLENLNRYDKHLSKIFPETPEKWSLQPVPEAPYKLRKGTQRWIALPTPVKSLLLQVGEKDESAKTRRVKKPVQPLKEDVTWELAVLRKMLQEWKTAWALIIEWHHETVENLLRGIVNMYDDIRIQAIVTCATAALERPRIATNQEDPEPVIPDLPEALLPALEAVLSDKNPNVRMAAAICQYAIQSHNPTARDIMQTALVKGNSVDSWAAAQCLAMEGIATYPVIKRILYQLFNKKNEATEEQACNLLSHLSGKTTLIHTMLAVELNSRQWRDRIVACRAFSRISGKICIDMKHKLIHLMWNDWNKEVRQAAAKALGQMNLGKEVHDMIRIKLSQGNFQDRIEALSLIRVLKVMTAKLLPSFLNCFSDEFISIRQAACSAAGALQIRDKMVLECLLNLMNRDPYWKIKAFAIRALGQIGQVSPQLTDLLLWAIHYEEAPGVRLEACRSILALKLQGNQVRDTFLDVLLLEDHEAVLKEIYQTMTALNLEKEGNQEMLQEIKKKIETLNQKDLLTEKILKMEVAIKIVKRKARHIYSPPREGQSPLELETFLQEIFDNEEIPPRRKSELCDTQTAIKVNITTLTLSKSVLPKVPSPWLQSPIVQLPKPRSHSPFFRDLRTAREKRIEKGPFGSDTDL, from the exons TACTCAAAATCCACCGACCAGGTGGGGTGCACCTCCGTCTCCAGAGTGCCACCTCTCTTCCGCTTCAGCCCTCGGTACTGTGAGCATCTCAAGAACCAGTATCTGAAAAGGGCGGCGGCCGACCTCTCCTTCTCTCCGGATGTGAGGTGGCAGCGAGGCCTGCCCAGCATGCCTTTCTATCAGTACAGTTTTAAGCACATCTACGACACGGATGACATCATCCCGCCTCTGCAGGCCAGGAAGACCCACACCGAGAAACCTGGCTACGCCAGGGCCCTGCACATCCCAGCCCGCTTGGCAGGAGGCGCCACCCGTTTTGCCAAGACACAAAGCCCCGCGCGTTCTAAAAAGAAgcttaagaaaataagaaagccGGGAGGCCTGGACCAGAACCCATCTCCCCCACGCCCCCGCTATGTCCGCTTGAAGCCAGATCCACTGGACCTGTCGCCCTCCCCAGATGAGATTCTGGAGGAAAGGGAGACCTGGCTTCCACCTGGTGAGAAGGAGGCCCGGGGCTGGGAAGCCATCGTGCTGGAGAAGCTGGACAAGCGGACGGCGCGATGGATCCAGAGCAAGCGCCCGCTGAGGCCGGGGCAGTCGCCCAACAAATGGCAGAGCTTCCTGCGCCAGCAGTACGACTGGAGCCACATTCGCGATGAGCTCACCTCCGAGAGCGACCTGGATCTCCTCAAGAAGCTGGAGGCCGAAGAAATAGCGGAATTTGAGGGTGAAAATGTCGCCCCGGCCCACAAAGAAGTCAAGAAGCCGGAGCTGCTGCTTCCCGTCTTCTACAG GTTGCCTGGACACTCCCCAGAAGTACAGACAGTCGAAATCCTGCCTGGGAACAACATGACGGCCGAGGAGATCCAAGAAGAGAGAAGCAACTTCCAGTCTCCCACTCCGAACCCCTTCCGGCAGGTGAACCCCAGAGCCGGAGAGTTTGCCTACTCTACAGACAACACCTTCGAGCAGGAGATTTATTTTG ACGGAGTGAAGATCGTTCACCAGATTGGTGGGAAGAAAGACCAAATCGTCTTGGAAAACCTCAATCGGTACGACAAGCACCTCTCTAAGATCTTCCCTGAAACCCCAGAAAAGTGGAGTTTACAGCCTGTTCCTGAAGCAC CTTATAAGCTCAGGAAAGGAACCCAGCGTTGGATCGCTTTGCCTACCCCGGTCAAGAGCCTCCTGCTGCAGGTGGGTGAGAAGGACGAGTCTGCCAAGACTAGGAGAGTGAAGAAGCCGGTCCAGCCCCTGAAGGAGGACGTGACTTGGGAGTTGGCGGTGCTGCGGAAGATGCTGCAGGAGTGGAAGACTGCCTGGGCACTCA TTATTGAATGGCATCACGAGACAGTGGAAAACCTATTGCGGGGCATCGTCAACATGTATGATGACATAAGGATCCAGGCCATCGTCACATGTGCCACCGCTGCTTTGGAAAGGCCTCGGATTGCCACCAACCAGGAGGACCCAG AACCAGTTATTCCGGACTTGCCAGAGGCCCTCCTGCCTGCTCTAGAGGCTGTTCTGTCTGACAAGAACCCCAATGTGAGGATGGCAGCAGCGATATGTCAATACGCCATACAGTCACACAACCCCACTGCCCGGGACATCATGCAGACTGCCCTTGTGAAGG GTAATAGTGTGGACAGCTGGGCTGCTgctcagtgcttggctatggaagGCATTGCCACCTACCCAGTGATCAAGAGGATCCTCTACCAGCTCTTTAACAAGAAGAATGAGGCCACTGAGGAACAGGCCTGtaacctcctgagccatctcagtggaaAGACG ACCCTGATCCACACAATGCTTGCTGTGGAGCTGAACAGCAGGCAATGGAGGGACCGCATCGTGGCCTGCCGTGCTTTCTCCCGGATCAGTGGGAAAATCTGCATT GATATGAAACATAAATTAATCCATCTGATGTGGAATGACTGGAACAAGGAAGTAAGACAAGCAGCTGCCAAAGCTCTGGGGCAAATGAACCTTGGGAAAGAGGTACATGACATGATCAG GATTAAGCTGAGTCAAGGAAATTTCCAGGATCGGATCGAGGCCCTCTCCCTGATCCGTGTGCTCAAGGTCATGACAGCCAAGCTTCTCCCAAGCTTCCTGAACTGCTTCTCTGATGAGTTCATATCAATTCGACAGGCAGCTTGTTCGGCAGCAGGTGCCCTGCAGATCCGTGACAAGATG GTGCTTGAATGCCTCCTGAATCTGATGAACAGAGATCCCTACTGGAAAATCAAGGCTTTTGCCATTCGAG CTTTGGGACAGATTGGGCAAGTGAGTCCCCAGCTGACAGATCTTCTGCTCTGGGCTATCCACTATGAAGAAGCACCAGGTGTGCGGCTGGAAGCTTGCCGGAGCATCCTAGCCCTCAAACTTCAAGGAAACCAGGTCAGGGACACCTTTCTAGATGTGCTGCTCCTGGAGGACCACGAGGCTGTCCTTAA GGAAATTTACCAGACAATGACAGCACTCAACTTAGAAAAGGAAGGCAATCAAGAAATGCTTCAGGAGATCAAGAAGAAG ATTGAAACACTAAATCAAAAGGACTTGCTGACGGAGAAAATATTGAAGATGGAAGTAGCCATAAAAATTGTGAAGAGAAAAGCGAGACACATCTATTCACCACCCAGAGAGGGTCAAAGCCCACTGGAACTTGAAACTTTTCTTCAAGAAATTTTTGACA ATGAAGAGATTCCTCCCAGAAGGAAGTCTGAGCTCTGTGACACTCAAACAGCCATAAAGGTAAACATAACCACACTGACGCTTAGCAAG AGTGTGTTGCCCAAAGTGCCGAGTCCCTGGCTACAGAGTCCTATTGTACAACTCCCCAAACCAAGAAGTCACTCACCGTTTTTCAGGGATCTACGGACTGCCCGGGAAAAAAGGATTGAAAAAGGGCCCTTCGGATCCGACACAGATCTCTAG
- the Riox1 gene encoding ribosomal oxygenase 1: protein MDGLRNSAALLSRRGRGRRRRQPQLRGGSVLALALRPRKIRRPRRSAASRVAALRARALPSEASDAKVEPAAGERETSRSAEPPRPVPVPVRPGPASAAAPPRRVEGRRVRAPAPSAAGPPERPWDSPLQQVLAELNGIPSSRRRAARLFEWLLAPMPPDHFYRRLWEREAVLVRRQDPSYYEGLFSTADLDSMLRSEDVHFGQHLDAARYVGGRRETLNPPGRALPAAAWSLYRAGCSLRLLCPQAFSPTVWQFLAVLQEQFGSMAGSNVYLTPPNSQGFAPHYDDIEAFVLQLEGRKLWRVYRPRDPSEELALTSSPNFSQEDLGEPVLQTVLEPGDLLYFPRGFIHQAECQDGVHSLHLTLSTYQRNTWGDFLEAVLPLAVQAAVEENVEFRRGLPRDFMDYMGAQHSDSKDPRRTAFMEKVRVLVARLGHFAPVDAVADQRAKDFIHDSLPPVLTDRERALSVHGLPVRWEAGEPVNVGAQLTTETEVHMLQDGIARLVGEGGRLFLYYTVENSRVYHLEEPKCLEICPQQADAMELLLRSYPEFVRVGDLPCDSVEDQLSLAAMLYDKGLLLTKTPLVPS, encoded by the coding sequence ATGGACGGGCTCCGGAACAGCGCCGCGCTGCTGTCGAGGCGCGGGCGGGGGAGGCGCCGGCGGCAGCCGCAGCTCCGCGGCGGCTCGGTCTTGGCCCTGGCCCTGCGGCCCCGCAAGATCCGCAGGCCCCGGAGAAGCGCGGCGTCCCGCGTGGCCGCGCTGAGGGCTCGCGCGCTGCCCAGCGAGGCCTCGGACGCCAAGGTGGAGCCGGCCGCGGGCGAGCGGGAGACCTCGCGGTCGGCAGAGCCGCCGCGGCCGGTGCCGGTGCCGGTGCGCCCGGGGCCGGCTTCGGCGGCCGCCCCGCCGCGCCGCGTGGAGGGGCGGCGCGTCCGCGCTCCTGCCCCGTCCGCCGCCGGCCCCCCGGAGCGGCCCTGGGACTCGCCGCTGCAGCAGGTGCTGGCGGAGCTGAACGGCATCCCCAGCAGCCGGAGGCGCGCCGCCCGCCTCTTCGAGTGGCTCCTGGCGCCCATGCCTCCCGACCACTTCTACCGGCGCCTCTGGGAGCGGGAGGCGGTGCTGGTGCGGCGGCAGGACCCCAGCTACTACGAGGGCCTCTTCTCCACGGCCGACCTGGACTCGATGCTGCGCTCCGAGGACGTGCACTTCGGGCAGCACCTGGACGCCGCGCGCTACGTCGGCGGGAGGCGGGAGACCTTGAACCCCCCGGGCCGCGCCCTCCCCGCCGCCGCCTGGTCCCTGTACCGGGCCGGCTGCTCCTTGCGCCTTCTCTGCCCGCAAGCTTTCTCGCCCACCGTGTGGCAGTTTCTGGCTGTGCTCCAGGAACAGTTTGGAAGCATGGCGGGCTCCAACGTGTACCTCACGCCCCCCAACTCACAGGGCTTTGCTCCCCACTACGACGACATCGAGGCTTTCGTGCTGCAGCTGGAAGGTCGCAAACTCTGGCGAGTCTACCGACCGCGGGACCCCAGCGAGGAGCTCGCCCTGACATCTAGCCCCAACTTCAGCCAGGAGGACCTGGGTGAGCCGGTGTTGCAGACCGTGCTGGAGCCTGGAGACCTGCTGTATTTCCCTCGGGGCTTCATTCATCAAGCTGAATGTCAGGATGGAGTCCACTCTCTGCACCTCACCTTGTCCACGTACCAGCGCAATACGTGGGGCGACTTCCTGGAGGCCGTGCTGCCCTTGGCCGTGCAAGCAGCAGTAGAAGAAAATGTGGAGTTTCGCAGGGGTCTGCCTCGAGACTTCATGGATTACATGGGGGCCCAGCATTCAGACTCGAAGGATCCGCGAAGAACAGCTTTCATGGAAAAGGTGCGGGTCTTGGTTGCCCGCCTGGGACACTTCGCGCCTGTTGATGCTGTGGCTGACCAGAGAGCCAAAGACTTCATCCACGATTCCCTGCCCCCGGTGTTGACTGATAGGGAAAGGGCACTGAGTGTCCATGGGCTCCCGGTTCGCTGGGAGGCTGGAGAACCTGTTAATGTGGGGGCCCAGttgacaacagaaacagaagtccATATGCTTCAGGACGGCATAGCTCGGCTGGTGGGCGAGGGCGGCCGTTTGTTCCTCTATTACACGGTGGAAAACTCGCGCGTGTATCATCTGGAGGAACCCAAGTGCCTGGAAATCTGCCCTCAGCAGGCGGACGCCATGGAACTCTTGCTTCGCTCCTACCCGGAGTTTGTGAGAGTAGGGGACCTGCCCTGTGACAGCGTGGAAGACCAGCTTTCCTTGGCAGCCATGTTGTATGATAAGGGGCTGCTGCTCACCAAGACGCCTCTGGTTCCCAGTTAG